The following coding sequences are from one Lysinibacillus sp. FSL W8-0992 window:
- a CDS encoding ribonuclease J, which produces MTKKKNELIRIIPLGGVGEIGKAMCVVEIDEELFVVDSGLMFPEDEMLGIDIVIPDITYLEENKERVKGIFLTHGHEDAIGSIAYILQKVKAPVYGSKLTIALAKEHLKELPAPHQVKFFEVTNRSRMNFNSTYVTFFHTTHSIPDSLGVVFHTSEGAIVHTGEFKFDQSATGKFKPDLAKMAQLGEEGVFILLSESCEAERPGYTTSEIVIEEQLSKTFHSAPGRILVAVYASNFIRIQQVLTQAQKSFRKVAIVGKPLEKAVDLGVQLGYLTVEEDTIIPISDMQKYQEEEIIIIATGNRGEPLDALEKIVRKHHRDIKIKQNDTVLITFTPSPGMEVQMANTMNSIAKAGAEILTSSKNVHVSGHGSQEDLKLMLNLMQPKYFIPVQGEYRMLIAHSKLAQQLGMQKSQIFIADKGDIVEYKNGKMRMSGRVQAGNVLIDGIGVGDVGNIVLRDRKLLSQDGIFIVVVTLNRAQKKIASGPEILSRGFVYVRESEQLMVEASEIAKTVIEKYVGKDTFEWTNIKQEIRDTLNTYLFQKTKRRPMIIPIIMEY; this is translated from the coding sequence TTGACAAAAAAGAAAAATGAACTAATTCGCATCATTCCACTAGGTGGCGTGGGCGAAATCGGAAAAGCAATGTGCGTAGTAGAAATTGACGAAGAGCTATTTGTAGTAGATAGCGGTTTAATGTTCCCAGAAGACGAGATGCTGGGCATTGACATCGTAATTCCTGATATTACGTATTTAGAAGAAAACAAAGAGCGTGTTAAGGGGATTTTCTTAACACATGGTCACGAGGATGCTATTGGTTCAATCGCTTATATTTTACAAAAAGTGAAGGCACCAGTGTACGGATCAAAATTAACTATTGCGCTCGCAAAAGAACATTTAAAAGAATTACCTGCACCACATCAGGTGAAATTCTTTGAAGTAACAAATCGAAGCCGTATGAATTTCAACTCTACGTATGTGACATTCTTCCATACAACACATAGTATTCCCGATTCATTAGGAGTTGTGTTCCATACTTCTGAAGGGGCGATTGTTCATACAGGGGAGTTTAAATTCGATCAGTCTGCGACAGGTAAGTTCAAGCCAGATTTAGCAAAAATGGCGCAATTAGGTGAAGAAGGCGTATTTATTTTACTTTCTGAGTCTTGTGAAGCAGAGCGACCAGGCTATACGACATCTGAAATTGTGATTGAGGAACAACTATCAAAAACTTTCCATTCAGCACCAGGTCGTATTTTAGTAGCTGTATACGCATCTAACTTCATTCGTATTCAACAAGTATTAACACAAGCTCAAAAATCATTCCGTAAAGTGGCGATTGTAGGGAAACCTCTAGAAAAAGCTGTTGATCTAGGTGTACAGTTAGGTTATTTAACGGTTGAAGAAGATACTATTATTCCTATCTCTGATATGCAAAAATATCAAGAAGAAGAAATTATTATTATCGCAACTGGTAATAGAGGCGAACCGCTAGACGCGCTGGAAAAAATCGTTCGTAAACATCACCGAGATATTAAGATTAAACAAAATGATACAGTACTCATTACGTTTACTCCGTCTCCAGGTATGGAAGTACAAATGGCTAACACAATGAACTCCATTGCAAAAGCAGGAGCTGAAATTTTGACATCGAGCAAAAATGTCCATGTTTCAGGGCACGGCAGCCAAGAGGATTTAAAGCTAATGCTGAATTTAATGCAGCCGAAATACTTTATCCCTGTTCAAGGTGAATATCGTATGCTTATTGCTCACTCTAAACTAGCTCAACAGTTGGGTATGCAAAAATCACAAATTTTCATCGCCGATAAAGGTGATATAGTAGAATATAAAAACGGTAAAATGCGTATGAGCGGTCGAGTACAAGCCGGCAATGTATTAATTGACGGTATTGGTGTAGGCGATGTTGGAAACATTGTTTTACGTGATCGTAAATTACTATCTCAGGATGGTATATTCATTGTTGTTGTCACATTAAACCGAGCACAAAAGAAAATCGCATCAGGTCCCGAAATCTTATCGCGTGGTTTTGTCTATGTACGTGAATCAGAGCAACTGATGGTGGAAGCATCTGAAATTGCGAAAACCGTCATTGAAAAATACGTTGGAAAAGATACATTTGAATGGACAAACATTAAACAAGAGATTCGAGATACATTGAATACTTATTTATTCCAAAAAACGAAGCGCCGCCCAATGATTATCCCAATCATTATGGAATATTAA